Genomic DNA from Magnolia sinica isolate HGM2019 chromosome 4, MsV1, whole genome shotgun sequence:
tcctaccccaaaatcatatatggtatgtcgagtaactcattccagtttgcgagatatgcctgttttaagattctgacgatcttgatgacttctgcctcctaTCGAACCTTCTCTGATCCATCATGGACGTGAAAGtatccatgacccgctctacatcatttcatttctcttcttaATTGTTTAGCTCGAGGACCTATGATTGTTCATCATGGATATGTTTGGGCATGGTCCAAGATGGAGCCTAGGTCAATGGACTAGATCACTCAACTATGGTCCCATCATTACAAACTGAAAATCTGAGCACACTGCACGGGTCAAGGATTCTGTACCGGGgcattatttgatactctgtcagtGTATGACAATTGATATGCTGGCATTTGCAAACCGTGGCATAAATGAACTGGCACCAAATTGTCGAAACCACTGCTGCTATGTCATAGACCCAAAATCAGATTTGTTGAACATTATTGgcctttgattcatggacacttgtttgttaaaataggaCCATTGTATATTTTTCATCAATAACCATCCAATATAGATATATCTAAACTAGGACcataatttgaacagtttaaCTTAAATTAATTGTATGATATTATGCCAGTTCTAGGTAaattttaagtgcctgtgtatcatccaacGCCatgctctaccagagtatcaaagtctttGCTCGAATACATTCGAATGTATTTCAATGATATACGTCCAGACTCTGTTCATTGGAATTGAGACTTTTTGAATGACACGATCCGTTTATTTGATGGCCTCCTTTAGATGGGAGATCAATAAAATAAAACTCTCTGAATGAATAGTTTAACCCGTAATTATAGAAAGGTTTCTGTGCCGTCCAAGTTCAAAGCAAAAGAGCATAATTATGAGATGGTTGAAATAAATCAATTGAGAGTTTTATTTGCTTGGCCTTATAACATAGAAAGTAAGACATACGTATTATAAAAACTAttatataaacaatttggatcattggaagacagCCAATATTCGAAGGCTAAAGTCCCCATGTATCATATTTCAATATTTCAAGATGTCGAGCAATGCTCATGTAGTAATTAAAGTTTAAACCGAGTAGAGCTTGTCACAGCTTGGCTCGTCTTAGCCAGCAGCTAACCCCAGCTTGAattcagctcgactcagtttTCGAAATTGGTCAGCTCAGTTTGATTCAGTCAACAGCTAAGGCTAAtttaagccgagttcaagcccgtatgacattttctcaaacatataaaTTGCATATTCAATTTCTCATAGGATGTAAAACCGTAACAACACCTcaaaggtattttatcaaatactcaaTGAGTAgtatgaaaaaaagaaagatatgaGGACAATCCACTTCTAAAGAGAATGTACACACTCGAAACAACAACCCATtgagacatttcaacaaacacttcgTGGGTAGCATCAGAATAAAAATAACTGAGTTACCGAGCTGATTCGATCTGGGTTGATTCGAGTTAaggtttgagccgagtcaagtcgagcttgggcaagctcaaactcagctcaaaattttttcaagctcaaaaattaACTCAACTCGGTCCAAATCCAATTTTAAGTTGAtgcaaatcgagctttttcgagtcaagtcgagctagctgAATGAGCTAACTCAAACTCATGTGCACCTCTAGACTGGTAATGAGAGCAGTTTATTGCTAGGAATGACCATGGGTTCTTAGCTCCTATCCTCTAAACCTTGGGTAATTTTTTACTGTAGACGCGACCTTCCATCCACCTTCCTTTTTTTGACTTGAACAAAACTTATCTTATCAATTTAGACCTTTACCGGTACGTACAACCCAATAAAGACGAAAATACCTATACTTTTTCAACTGCTTTTACCTGAAAaccaagggtatttttgtccaaAATCCTTTTCCCGTATCTGAAAAAATCTACTTTCATAACATAAGTTTTCAGCCGTTcagaaaaaaaatgcatacaaAGGAAGCGTCTACGGTGCTAATTTTTTCCTAAACCCTCTAAGAGAGCTTGGTGACCAGTACAAACACGCTTATATAGTCAATGTATGTACATTGCACACATGAGTCGatccaaatagtctaaattgtcCGTGGGGCATAACCCCAAAATTAGATCGGTCAGACTATCATAACTTCATATCAATAGAAACTTGTTAGACAAATATAGACCATTGACTGTTTAACCATCAATTTCATGGCCACGTATCTCAATGTTAGAACTCAATGGAGTcgcaatttgaacggtttagatcaaggTAAATTATGCCACCTGGACAAATTGTATCCATTTATTTGGATGGTTATGATAATCGGACAGAGTATAAAGTAATTCCTGGTCGACCCATCACGATGCGCATGCACAACCACACCGGCAAGCTAATAAGCGCTTTGTCTAAAGAGAACTGATCACTTACATTTGACAGTACCACAACTTTTGCTACCATACCCCATCTTTCCCACAAACATACAACCTTTTAATAAAATCTGTACCATGAATATggtagaccccaccatgttgATCATTTTTTTAGAAATCAGTCTAATCATctcgtcaggtgggccaaactTATAGTAGAGTCAGACCATTGGCTGTCCATTGATTACATCCTCGTGGCATTACCAAAGAGCCAACTGTCCTAATTTTTGTGCCAGATGATCTACACAGTGGGACCTACCGTTTTCATTGTACCGatgccctacaaaagtttcatgtTGTCGGGAAAGATTTTACGTTACCAGTACCACAAGCTGTGGTACTTAGCCTACGGGTGGAACCAGTCACATGCCATGGCGTGGGGGCCTTGTATTCCAAATATAACctactttttatttttctatcATTTTGACAATTGTAAATCAAAATTCATGCGATGGGCCTTGACAAGGTCATGGTATTCATGGGGGCCTGTGATTTCTTCAATGCTTTTACCGTTTGGATTGCATGCGTGGTGAGCACAGCACGCAAAGTCCAGCTGGTTAAAGGAGTAAAAAGGTCAAACACTTGCatgtgatgcatttatggcccacctgccTAATCCCTTCCCTTTCTTGGCTGGCGTTTGTTCACATACATCCTCATGTATTACAATAAGATATGTTAGGTCTCTAGCCGTTGGATTTGGGCCTTTTTAAATGATataaaccgtttatttgatagggCTTCCTCTCGATTGGTGATACAAGAAAAAGCTCTCATATTTAATATCTCATAGGATTGATTATTCGAAGGTGATGGTGACACTTTCAATtgaaacggttcagatcattgtaAGATTATCCAAATTCAAAGGCTAAGGTACTGCCGTATCTTAGCTGAGCACATGGGGATGTATTTGAGAAAACCTCTTGTTTTTTACCCAAGGCTTACTAAGCTCTCACCCGTGTAAACTACACGTGCAATACTGCACACGTGTGGGATTCAAGCTTTCTATAAGGAAGGCTATACATATGATTGTTTAGGCTTCCGGCTTAAAACCAATGATGTTTCATCCCTAGTGGGCCGCATTGGACCACATGAACGGATGGTAAAAGAAATATTGGTTTAGCTGGCTGCTTGTTTCGTACATTTTGGACCACCTAATGAGTGAAAGAGCCTTATCTTTTTTGTCACGGAAGATTTAATGGATGCAGCTTACCTAATTGAcgtattataaatttataatatggAATTGAAGATGACGGTACTACATATTGACTATAGAGATTAAATAAATTGAATAAGACTATATGATTGGGATGCCATTACTGTATGCTTGATGCCCTAGTGTTCCTCActttacaccctttagagaagcacGGGGATAAAAATAGAAGCTTCAGTTATATCACCACCCCTATACACTCCTGGATCAATCACAACTTGAGTGGGGTCCATGATATGCTCGATTATGTTATCCAAACTTTAGGGTAATCCAAATTATTGATCAATAAAGCCCACTTATAAAATTCTTATACATTAGATATGGAATGTGTGCATGTGAACTAGTGTAGCTCCGCACCATGCATGTGGGCTTAACAAAGCTCTTATTTACCATTTCTCAACCTTGTAAGGGccggtttgatttttcaaaacaagttTAAATGCCCCAGTAAATGGGTAATTTTGACCCTTTCATCCttttgaaaaattttgagaattctTGCCTAGGGAACTGGTTTAAAAGTGTTAGTTAAAATTTTCAGACCTCCCAGTGACGCATATGACATATctgttctgtccatccattttaccgcaACATGTTGAGACGGAGCCAAAAAATtttgtagatccaacactcaagtggcccacaccaaaagaaacaatggccctaagaagtttttaacagtaagtgtttgattcacttttttctgtggtgtggtccactagagctttggatatgcctcatttttttggctcatggcataaattcagctggcataatggatgagcGGTGTGAATAAGtgacatgcatcacaatgggacccacaactaTTTTGCAGCCTTTTGGGTTTTTGCATCAAAAAAGTAAGCTGCCGAGTCAAATACACGGAAGAGTGCCGTAAATACATAAAGAAATGATCATTATGCATTTACACTCATTTCCCAcctaattggaaaatcaaacaagccctaaaacaaTTTGTGGCAGCTTTTAAAGCAAATTAGGATGATCTTGATTGGACACTCACTCTTCAGGGTCTGTTGCTTGGCCATTCCATGGTATGGGCTCATGTGGTAACATCAACAGCTTATTCAGGCCATCTATAAATATTGCATTTACAATCttagcaataataataataataatgatgatgaagatgatgatgcaaAGACAACTGTCTGTGTTCAATGGGAGGAAATCAGATGGGAAAGGGGTCTTGTCCTGTTAATGTGATCTTGACCTGGTCATGCATCAAATTAGAGCCGACCAGTTAGATGGCCAGCATTGACTCTGTTTCGTACACCAAGGATTTTTATTTATGAATTGCGCTAGCGTAACTAGGCATGGGCATACAGGGCTTGTCTACTACTATACCCTAGTGAGGCCAATGTGCATGAGATCCACAGTGTCCATCAGATGTGTTGCCATTTAACCTATTGGAATTGAAAAAATCCACCACATCCATAGCCCAAATAGGCTACAATGTAGTGAAGAGTTGGGATGGAATGCCCACCGGTAGTTGAGTGTGGGCCGGGTTTGTATCTCCCACTCAATCCTTCATCTGATGCGAGTAAcaaagatgaagggatttttcAAAAGTTGCACTATTCTAAAACTTAGGTAGGGTGTGTCAGGTTTTATGCATGTTTTTACattgtttcctaattttctagCAGTGCAATGTTCGAGGTGATCAAAGCCAAGTATTACCGGGCACACCTTCTAGATGGTGTAGACCTAATGTTGCAAGCCTCATAAATGTTTCGAATAACACCATACTAGTTATGattagaaaaaaaacaaaaaaaaaaaaaagggagaaagaaaaagtCATCAACGTAGGACATGCTCTATATGCACTCTTAACACATTTAGGCCAAAAGAAGCCCAAATAAAACCTGAGGAGCCTATCGTCTGTAGGGTATAACAATGTGCGGGACATGTTCAATTCAATGAGATTCAGTCTGGATACAAAGAAATTGACATTTGAATTGTTAACCTAAGATAGTCATCACTAAACtcataacctatcaatctttatgtgAGAGTAGTTTTGGAGTCAACTGACCTGCAGCAAGTTATAAATATATGTTTCACAAGAAAATTTTTACTTTTAGTAATTTCCATTTTCGTTGCATTTCTTTATTCTCGCCGCTTCAAGATTTGTCATCCTTTACAGATATTGCGTGTAATAATGTCCAGAATGCTccgataatatttatttgacatttcTATTTTGACAAATTTAATCTTTAGAGAGAAATCTTACCAATTTGGGTGATTAAGAATTTAAATTTGAAGTATTTCATGAAAGTGATGTAATAAAATAACCTTAGATTATTAAGAAATTAAATATACGAGTTTTTCCTTATTATTTTTTGTGGATTCAAAGTTTTAACAACTTGGAGAAAGTggtctttttcttctttgttacaCGTCTGTTTTTGCACCGAAACACAACATGTACAAAAGTAAAGTCCAACCTATCTCTTGCATCCATCTACCCAATCCATGTGTCAGGGTATTTACTATGCTCTCAAAATCTTGCTCGTGTTCATATCTGCATAAATGAATGTATAGACCTGCCATGTATTTAAATAAGAGATGCTATTTAAGTGTGCCTTTTGGAATCTAACAAGAATACTATCTCTTCATTTTGGAATCATCAGAGCTGCTCATCTTGTCGGCTCCTAACATTGGTATACCATGTCTTAATAATGAGGAAATAAAATGATCCAGCAGGCAAGCTAAGAGAAATCAACCATCGGCTCGAATTAGATGCCAGATGGGCTGGTTTCAGAAACTTTCCAATTAAAAGTCAGGATCACCCCATGTGGGGCTCCAGTTCTCTACTACATCATGTCACCTTCCTCTCATTACTCTCCATAAATCAAGGATGAGAATAGCTAAAGTGAAACCGTACTTTTCATTTATAGATGATATATATTCACCATAGATTTACAGACTAGTAAGCTTTCTAGCCCCTTACACCGACAAATCCCTAACACGGCAAGCTTTCTTACAGTTGGAATTTGGAGACTTGTTATTCTCATTGCATACATATTCATTTCCATGTTTGTATATTAAACTTCTTTTCTTGCATTTTAGGACTTCTTTCTGATCAAGCCCACAAGAgaattgcttcacttcatggctCGAAAcaaacatgaaaagaaaaaaaagagagagagaaaaagaaaaaaagaaagaaagagtccCAAAATACCCAAAAGGAACAACTCTTCAAAACAAGGTGTTAGAATCAACTAGTGAGATATCCATCATTCCATCTTGTTCTTGTCCAACAGATTCATCCAATAACCACTTCTCAAGCATGGAAAGAGGGGCATTTGTGTCCGACTCTCCATCAGCTCGGAAATGGCTCAGATCAGGCCTGTAGTTGACGGTCTCCTCGAATGAGATTGATTGAGTGGCATCTGGTGTGGAAGAATCAAAACTTAGAAATGATTCGAGAGCCTCATGAGATATAACTTCAGTGTTGATCGTGCTCATGTTCCCCTCACTAGAAGTAGAGTTGGTGGCGGCCGTGTTATTGCACGAATTGGAAGGAGTTTCCGAAGCAGATCGATGGTGTTTTGGTGAATTCCTCATCCATCCTTCAAGCAATCGGGACACATTATCTGTGCTCCATGCGTAAGTAGATGGAGCTTTGTTCGGTCTGGTGTAGGATGGGCAGCATCCCGTAAATGGCTTTGAGTCATCCAAAAGGCAATTAGATTTCTCTATAGATAAGGCCTCACATAAAGCTTTCTTGGCCATGTGTATGTCAGTTTGAAGCCTTCTCTCCCACTGTCCTTTGGATATGGGTTGTAGGCCTGAGATCCCATCGCCCACATGTAGCTTCTTGAGCTTCTTCTTCAAGTGGGTATTCCAATAGTTCTTGATATCATTGTCTGTTCTTTGAGGGAGGTAAGAAGCAATGGCAGCCCATCTGCATTCAATCCCAATCACCATCAATACCAAAACCctaatctttcaaaaaagaaaaagaaaataaaaaatcgaacCCACGTGAAAAAAACCTTTAAATAAGGTCCTTTTTTTTACCTATTGCCCAATAGAGCTTGAAGGTGGATGATCATCTTCTCCTCATGGTCAGTGAAGTTACCCCGTTTGATCCCGGGCCTGAGGTAATTAGTCCACCTAAGCCTACAGCTCTTACTGCATCTAAGTAACCCTGATAGcacaaataaaaacaaaaaagatgtTAAGGACTCTTAAATCCAACTCTCCAAATTCATTTATTCAAAGCCCAAGTCTCCCTTTTTCATATAGACCCTCTTTTAAACATACATCTTAatgatctgagagagagagagagagagagagagagagagagagagagagagagagagagagagatttacctgTATTAGTGGGAACAGCCCTCCAATTCCCAGGGCCATGCTCTTGAATGTAAGAGACTAACGCAATATCTTCTTCAGGAGTCCAAGGGCCTTTCTTCATGCCCATTTTATCACAGCAAGGTGGCCGACCCATGTcacccttttcttctctttttcttcttctgcgAATTCCCAAAAGACTGATTTTCTTCTCTCGCTCTCGTTCTCTTCCTATAACTATAAAGAAGAGCAGACAAGCGTCCAACTCAAGGGTCTCTTGTCCTTAAATAATATACAGAAGGGaccaagggagagagagagagagagagag
This window encodes:
- the LOC131242100 gene encoding myb-related protein 306-like, which codes for MGRPPCCDKMGMKKGPWTPEEDIALVSYIQEHGPGNWRAVPTNTGLLRCSKSCRLRWTNYLRPGIKRGNFTDHEEKMIIHLQALLGNRWAAIASYLPQRTDNDIKNYWNTHLKKKLKKLHVGDGISGLQPISKGQWERRLQTDIHMAKKALCEALSIEKSNCLLDDSKPFTGCCPSYTRPNKAPSTYAWSTDNVSRLLEGWMRNSPKHHRSASETPSNSCNNTAATNSTSSEGNMSTINTEVISHEALESFLSFDSSTPDATQSISFEETVNYRPDLSHFRADGESDTNAPLSMLEKWLLDESVGQEQDGMMDISLVDSNTLF